One genomic region from Sphingobacterium sp. UGAL515B_05 encodes:
- a CDS encoding SusC/RagA family TonB-linked outer membrane protein encodes MKISTCLLFAFVTGVQANGLAQKVTLKMKNARIEEALNAISKQSNLQLFYGENVDSKVRVNVNLKNASVEEALNSVLRNNHIDYKIIANTISVNGEEGIRSDRNALQQGISGTVKSQDGKGLSGATVTVKGTSISTQTDDLGHFKINASTSAVLVVRYVGFGTREVSMEGKSTVNITLTANDLKLDEVNVVATGYQNLDRKFFTGASTKIDAKEAERAGVPDVSRMLEGQAAGVSVQNVSGTFGAAPKIRVRGATSLTGDNKPLWVIDGVILDEAVNISNEALSTGDANTLLGSSVAGLNPDDIESITVLKDAAATAMYGAAAMNGVVVVNTKKGKNTDGQVHFNYSGNFTTYIKPNYNQFDIMNSAEQMQLVIDMENKGYLNHSQVSRAGTGGVFTKMYNLMYEYDPNTDSFKLRNDAPSRYNFLQRYANVNTDWFDLLFRNSFVHDHSLSMSTGTAKAQTYASTSFMNDPGYTLGNQAKRFTANIRNNYKINDKLSTEFIFQGNIRDQRTPGTLNRNSDAVYGSYSRDFDINPYSYALNTSRIITPYDENGDLEYFTRDYAPFNIFNELDNNYIKLKLMDIKVQAGLTYKILPSLTYSATGMYRYYNSERQHMITENANLSKAYRANQDQTVNSGNRFLYADPDFPNTDKYVILPNGGFFNVANNNMISYYMRHNLEFNKKWNDHTMNLFGTYELQYADKQSHDFNGPGIEYGNGNLVLPAYRYYKKQIESGDSPFAMNYTYDRKLAYALRGAYNYKDKYSFNFTTRYDGANKMGRTNVARWLPTWNVSAAWDIDQENFFNRDNKILSRARLRGTYGLVANMGNASNSSAVFYNAITYRPYDGEKEGKISISGLENSELTWEKMYELNIGTDLGFLNDRIDLNFDYYRRNIFDLIGPIRTSGIGGQFEKLANYADMKGHGVDIQVGGYPFKDPNGFTWRTQLTLGFNKTKITKLNVTRNIWDLISGEGGAMVGKPHRGLYSLDFDKLAANGGYPTYIGTDGTPGETYFWFQDNQTEFLKYEGPVDPTLAGGYYNRLEYKNFSFSFLLKFGLGNMVRLQPNYSPVYLDMYNVSRELINRFIYKGDEYLTVIPSTLDGLTAEFDVQNAAGNRTASVYSYNAYNYSSERVAKGDYLRLSQISVGYNIPKSVVSKIKFRTAQVNLVGNNLWLIYSDKKLNGVDPEFYNNGGVALPVPKQVTLSVKLGF; translated from the coding sequence ATGAAAATTAGTACCTGCCTTCTTTTCGCCTTTGTGACCGGAGTTCAAGCCAATGGCCTTGCACAGAAAGTTACTTTGAAGATGAAAAATGCAAGAATTGAAGAAGCATTGAATGCGATTTCCAAACAATCCAATTTGCAATTATTTTATGGGGAGAATGTTGATTCTAAGGTGAGGGTCAATGTGAACTTAAAAAATGCTTCAGTAGAAGAAGCATTGAATTCTGTCCTACGCAACAATCATATAGACTATAAGATTATAGCAAATACGATTTCAGTTAATGGCGAGGAAGGCATTCGTTCGGATCGAAATGCGCTGCAACAGGGTATTTCTGGAACTGTTAAGAGTCAGGACGGAAAAGGGTTGAGCGGAGCGACAGTAACCGTAAAAGGAACCTCTATTTCAACACAGACTGACGACTTGGGCCATTTTAAAATCAATGCTTCTACATCGGCTGTTTTGGTTGTACGGTATGTAGGATTTGGCACACGGGAAGTCTCTATGGAGGGTAAGTCAACCGTAAATATTACACTTACAGCTAATGATTTAAAATTAGACGAAGTCAACGTGGTTGCGACTGGATATCAGAATCTTGATCGTAAGTTTTTCACGGGTGCATCCACGAAAATTGATGCGAAAGAAGCCGAACGAGCTGGGGTTCCTGATGTTTCCCGGATGTTGGAAGGCCAAGCAGCGGGTGTCTCTGTTCAAAACGTATCTGGGACATTTGGTGCAGCACCAAAAATTCGGGTACGGGGCGCAACCTCATTAACTGGGGATAATAAACCTTTATGGGTAATTGATGGTGTCATCCTAGATGAGGCTGTCAATATCTCCAACGAAGCATTGTCTACAGGAGACGCAAATACACTTTTAGGCTCTTCTGTAGCTGGGCTAAATCCCGACGACATCGAATCGATTACCGTTTTGAAAGATGCTGCCGCAACTGCGATGTATGGTGCTGCTGCGATGAATGGCGTGGTCGTCGTGAATACAAAAAAAGGTAAAAATACAGATGGGCAGGTACATTTTAATTATTCCGGAAACTTTACGACTTATATTAAACCCAACTATAATCAATTCGATATAATGAATTCTGCTGAGCAGATGCAGTTGGTAATTGATATGGAAAACAAAGGTTATCTCAATCACTCTCAGGTTTCGAGAGCAGGAACAGGAGGGGTATTTACCAAAATGTATAATCTCATGTATGAGTATGATCCAAACACCGATTCTTTCAAACTCAGAAATGATGCTCCTTCTCGCTATAATTTTTTACAACGTTATGCAAACGTGAATACAGATTGGTTTGACTTATTGTTTAGAAATAGTTTTGTACATGACCATTCGTTGAGTATGAGTACTGGGACTGCAAAGGCACAGACCTATGCTTCAACGAGTTTTATGAATGACCCCGGTTATACGCTTGGTAATCAGGCAAAACGTTTTACGGCTAATATCCGTAATAACTATAAAATCAATGATAAATTGAGTACAGAGTTTATTTTTCAGGGAAATATTCGTGATCAACGTACGCCTGGAACTCTAAATCGTAACTCCGATGCCGTTTATGGTAGTTATTCCCGGGACTTTGACATTAACCCATATTCCTATGCGCTAAATACCAGTCGTATTATTACACCGTACGATGAAAATGGTGACTTAGAGTATTTCACGCGAGATTATGCACCATTTAATATCTTCAATGAACTTGATAATAACTATATCAAACTAAAATTGATGGATATTAAAGTTCAGGCTGGTTTAACGTATAAGATTTTGCCCTCTTTGACCTATTCAGCAACCGGAATGTATCGTTATTATAATTCTGAAAGGCAACATATGATCACGGAGAATGCCAACCTTTCTAAAGCCTATCGGGCAAATCAAGACCAAACTGTCAATAGCGGAAATCGCTTTCTCTATGCTGATCCCGATTTTCCAAATACCGATAAATATGTTATTCTTCCCAATGGGGGATTTTTTAATGTTGCCAATAACAATATGATTAGTTATTATATGCGGCATAATTTAGAATTCAACAAAAAGTGGAATGACCATACCATGAACTTGTTTGGAACCTATGAACTCCAATATGCGGATAAGCAGAGCCACGATTTTAATGGGCCAGGAATCGAATATGGAAATGGCAATCTGGTTTTACCTGCCTATCGGTATTATAAAAAACAGATTGAATCTGGCGATTCACCATTTGCGATGAACTATACTTATGACCGCAAATTAGCTTATGCATTGCGCGGCGCTTATAATTATAAAGATAAATACTCATTTAACTTTACAACACGTTATGACGGAGCCAATAAAATGGGGCGGACGAATGTTGCAAGGTGGTTACCGACCTGGAACGTATCGGCAGCATGGGATATCGATCAAGAGAATTTCTTTAATAGAGATAATAAGATCTTGTCACGTGCTAGGTTAAGGGGAACTTATGGTCTGGTTGCTAATATGGGGAATGCTTCCAATTCTTCGGCTGTTTTCTATAATGCTATTACTTATAGACCTTACGACGGAGAAAAAGAAGGCAAGATTAGTATAAGTGGCCTAGAAAACTCCGAGCTAACCTGGGAGAAAATGTACGAACTTAATATTGGTACAGATTTAGGATTCTTGAACGATCGAATCGATCTGAACTTTGATTATTACCGGCGTAATATATTTGATTTAATTGGGCCAATTCGTACTTCAGGGATTGGTGGACAATTTGAGAAATTAGCAAACTACGCTGATATGAAAGGTCATGGGGTTGATATTCAGGTTGGCGGATATCCATTTAAAGACCCGAATGGTTTTACTTGGCGTACACAGCTTACACTTGGTTTTAACAAAACGAAAATTACCAAATTAAATGTAACTCGCAATATCTGGGATTTGATTTCCGGCGAGGGTGGAGCAATGGTCGGCAAACCTCATAGAGGTTTGTATTCTCTGGACTTTGATAAATTGGCCGCCAATGGAGGTTATCCGACTTATATCGGTACAGATGGTACTCCGGGTGAAACTTATTTCTGGTTTCAGGACAATCAAACGGAGTTTCTTAAATATGAAGGTCCTGTGGATCCGACGCTTGCCGGAGGTTACTACAACCGATTGGAATATAAGAACTTTAGTTTTTCCTTTTTGTTGAAGTTTGGTTTGGGCAATATGGTTCGTCTACAGCCTAATTATTCTCCTGTGTATCTAGATATGTATAATGTATCAAGGGAACTGATCAATCGTTTTATTTACAAAGGCGACGAATATTTAACAGTAATTCCTTCTACACTCGATGGGTTAACTGCAGAATTTGATGTCCAGAATGCTGCCGGTAACCGTACGGCATCTGTTTATTCTTATAATGCTTACAATTATTCATCAGAACGTGTAGCAAAAGGTGATTATCTACGTTTATCGCAAATTTCCGTGGGATATAATATTCCCAAATCTGTTGTCAGTAAAATTAAATTTAGAACTGCGCAAGTAAATTTGGTGGGGAATAACCTATGGTTGATTTATTCAGATAAAAAATTAAATGGAGTCGATCCTGAGTTCTATAACAATGGAGGGGTAGCCTTACCCGTTCCGAAGCAAGTAACTCTATCTGTAAAATTG